Proteins encoded by one window of Rhodamnia argentea isolate NSW1041297 chromosome 6, ASM2092103v1, whole genome shotgun sequence:
- the LOC115727500 gene encoding uncharacterized protein LOC115727500 isoform X2: MARQSIRRFLQNMRLANDVLKGQESPRSLVFAVLSRHRSQVSKAEELEPDEAKKNGGRVSPESEVQRKMLHGSGMSRHSSDDEDLGDSKWKIELAWLPKALEPALQMCRWALPTGQGVSCSPPTARSVSEIIASIQRSKMGVQDWSLGDLTVGLYLIYLRQSSANPFEDINGILISSDAIVQDLMYHIELAKGCYKDSAAGIARNSMLRESDVLKFVKNSSILRPGYYIGIDYRKKLVILGIRGTHSVYDLITNVASSSHEEVTFEGYSTHFGTAEAARWFLAHEIGTIKQCLDKHEGFRLRLVGHSLGGAIASLLAIMLRKKSKTELGFSPELVSAVGYATPPCVSRELAESCSDFVTNVVMQDDIVPRLSVASLTRLRNEILQTDWTSTIEKEDWKSIIDLVSNAKQVVSSVQDVARKLADYAKFRTNKEKLDPSIRQESAIVPKVPPKSKPTAKGDAVMEKEQTMPEELFVPGTVYYLKRNMDSNSNTRIEYFTLWRRHPGDHFQRIVLSSNLISDHKCDSHYCALRDVLKGLPASNIDDVLFQ, encoded by the exons ATGGCTCGTCAATCCATAAGGCGTTTTCTCCAGAACATGC GTCTCGCTAATGATGTGTTGAAGGGACAGGAGTCCCCTAGAAGTTTAGTGTTTGCTGTGCTTAGTAGACATCGGTCGCAAGTTTCGAAGGCCGAGGAGCTCGAACCCGATGAGGCGAAGAAGAATGGGGGTCGAGTTTCTCCGGAGTCCGAAGTGCAGAGGAAGATGCTTCATGGTTCTGGGATGAGCAGGCATAGCTCTGACGATGAGGATTTGGGCGATAGTAAATGGAAAATCGAACTAGCTTGGCTCCCGAAGGCTTTGGAGCCGGCGCTGCAGATGTGCAGGTGGGCTTTGCCGACAG GTCAAGGCGTAAGCTGTTCGCCACCAACTGCTAGGTCTGTTTCGGAGATCATTGCAAGCATCCAAAGGAGTAAAATGGGAGTCCAAGACTGGAGCCTAGGTGATCTTACTGTGGGCTTGTATCTTATTTATCTTCGTCAATCATCTGCAAATCCTTTCGAGGATATAAATGGCATTTTGATATCTTCTGATGCGATA GTCCAAGATCTCATGTATcacattgaattggcaaaaggttGTTATAAGGATAGTGCTGCTGGTATTGCCAGAAACAGCATGCTTCGAGAAAGCGATGTGTTGAAATTTGTGAAGAACTCTAGCATCTTGAGGCCTGGTTACTACATAGGGATCGATTATCGCAAGAAACTTGTAATATTGGGAATTCGAGGTACACACTCTGTGTATGACCTGATCACTAATGTTGCCTCTTCAAGCCATGAAGAAGTCACATTTGAGGGGTACTCAACCCATTTCGGTACTGCTGAAGCTGCGCGTTGGTTTCTTGCTCATGAGATTGGAACCATCAAGCAGTGCTTAGATAAGCATGAG GGGTTTAGGTTAAGGCTAGTTGGTCATTCTCTTGGTGGTGCTATAGCTTCTTTACTTGCAATAATGCTGCGCAAGAAATCAAAAACGGAGTTGGGCTTCAGTCCAGAACTTGTTTCTGCTGTTGGATATGCAACACCGCCTTGTGTTTCCAGAGAACTAGCTGAAAGCTGCTCTGATTTTGTAACAAATGTCGTTATGCAG GATGACATAGTACCAAGATTAAGTGTCGCTTCATTGACAAGACTGAGAAATGAGATTCTTCAGACTGACTG GACTAGTACAATCGAAAAGGAAGACTGGAAAAGTATCATTGACCTGGTTTCCAATGCAAAACAGGTTGTCTCTTCAGTACAAGATGTGGCAAGGAAACTTGCTGATTATGCCAAATTCAGGACTAACAAAGAAAAATTGG ATCCATCCATCCGACAGGAATCCGCTATTGTTCCTAAAGTTCCCCCCAAGTCCAAACCCACAGCAAAGGGTGATGCTGTTATGGAGAAGGAGCAAACAATGCCTGAGGAGTTATTTGTGCCAGGTACTGTGTATTACCTGAAGAGAAATATGGACAGCAACTCAAATACTAGGATTGAGTACTTCACTCTATGGAGACGGCATCCTGGGGATCATTTTCAGAGGATAGTGCTCTCCAGCAATTTAATTTCGGACCACAAATGTGACAGCCATTATTGCGCATTAAGAGATGTACTCAAAGGTTTGCCAGCATCAAATATTGATGACGTCTTATTCCAATAA
- the LOC115728230 gene encoding LOB domain-containing protein 29-like: MTGSGSPCGACKFLRRKCVRGCVFAPYFCHEQGATHFAAIHKVFGASNVSKLLANLPVSDRCEAAVTISYEAQARLQDPIYGCISHIFALQQQVFNLQAQLASLKEQAAESLCTPSSTRVSLNEKYSGNKVISNEVLDLQSWLHMANPNNLPHQFSLQNMSNVNTMPHYENGSMDSSSAVNKYDNSLVLEENISFGSFEEASGGSISSVDMQASNRQWSFRDADDLHSFAFGYIHH; encoded by the exons ATGACTGGTTCTGGCTCTCCTTGTGGTGCTTGTAAGTTCTTGAGGAGGAAATGCGTGAGAGGCTGCGTGTTTGCCCCGTATTTCTGCCACGAGCAAGGTGCGACGCACTTTGCGGCCATTCACAAGGTCTTTGGTGCAAGCAATGTGTCGAAGCTCCTCGCAAACCTCCCTGTGAGCGATCGGTGTGAAGCTGCTGTGACCATCTCATACGAGGCTCAGGCGCGGCTCCAAGACCCCATTTACGGATGCATCTCGCACATCTTCGCGCTTCAACAACAG GTTTTCAATTTGCAAGCACAATTGGCTTCTCTCAAGGAGCAAGCTGCTGAAAGCCTTTGCACCCCATCTTCCACGAGAGTGAGCCTTAACGAGAAATATTCTGGAAACAAGGTCATCTCAAACGAAGTCCTCGACTTGCAAAGTTGGTTGCACATGGCAAATCCAAATAATTTGCCTCATCAGTTCAGTTTACAGAACATGAGCAATGTGAACACAATGCCTCACTATGAAAACGGGTCGATGGATTCAAGCTCTGCAGTGAATAAATATGACAATTCGCTTGTCCTAGAGGAGAACATCTCCTTTGGGAGCTTTGAGGAGGCTTCCGGCGGTTCGATCTCTTCTGTGGATATGCAAGCAAGCAACAGGCAGTGGAGTTTCCGGGACGCTGACGACCTCCACTCCTTCGCGTTTGGTTACATTCACCATTAG
- the LOC115727500 gene encoding uncharacterized protein LOC115727500 isoform X1, with product MARQSIRRFLQNMRLANDVLKGQESPRSLVFAVLSRHRSQVSKAEELEPDEAKKNGGRVSPESEVQRKMLHGSGMSRHSSDDEDLGDSKWKIELAWLPKALEPALQMCRWALPTGNGGQGVSCSPPTARSVSEIIASIQRSKMGVQDWSLGDLTVGLYLIYLRQSSANPFEDINGILISSDAIVQDLMYHIELAKGCYKDSAAGIARNSMLRESDVLKFVKNSSILRPGYYIGIDYRKKLVILGIRGTHSVYDLITNVASSSHEEVTFEGYSTHFGTAEAARWFLAHEIGTIKQCLDKHEGFRLRLVGHSLGGAIASLLAIMLRKKSKTELGFSPELVSAVGYATPPCVSRELAESCSDFVTNVVMQDDIVPRLSVASLTRLRNEILQTDWTSTIEKEDWKSIIDLVSNAKQVVSSVQDVARKLADYAKFRTNKEKLDPSIRQESAIVPKVPPKSKPTAKGDAVMEKEQTMPEELFVPGTVYYLKRNMDSNSNTRIEYFTLWRRHPGDHFQRIVLSSNLISDHKCDSHYCALRDVLKGLPASNIDDVLFQ from the exons ATGGCTCGTCAATCCATAAGGCGTTTTCTCCAGAACATGC GTCTCGCTAATGATGTGTTGAAGGGACAGGAGTCCCCTAGAAGTTTAGTGTTTGCTGTGCTTAGTAGACATCGGTCGCAAGTTTCGAAGGCCGAGGAGCTCGAACCCGATGAGGCGAAGAAGAATGGGGGTCGAGTTTCTCCGGAGTCCGAAGTGCAGAGGAAGATGCTTCATGGTTCTGGGATGAGCAGGCATAGCTCTGACGATGAGGATTTGGGCGATAGTAAATGGAAAATCGAACTAGCTTGGCTCCCGAAGGCTTTGGAGCCGGCGCTGCAGATGTGCAGGTGGGCTTTGCCGACAG GAAACGGAGGTCAAGGCGTAAGCTGTTCGCCACCAACTGCTAGGTCTGTTTCGGAGATCATTGCAAGCATCCAAAGGAGTAAAATGGGAGTCCAAGACTGGAGCCTAGGTGATCTTACTGTGGGCTTGTATCTTATTTATCTTCGTCAATCATCTGCAAATCCTTTCGAGGATATAAATGGCATTTTGATATCTTCTGATGCGATA GTCCAAGATCTCATGTATcacattgaattggcaaaaggttGTTATAAGGATAGTGCTGCTGGTATTGCCAGAAACAGCATGCTTCGAGAAAGCGATGTGTTGAAATTTGTGAAGAACTCTAGCATCTTGAGGCCTGGTTACTACATAGGGATCGATTATCGCAAGAAACTTGTAATATTGGGAATTCGAGGTACACACTCTGTGTATGACCTGATCACTAATGTTGCCTCTTCAAGCCATGAAGAAGTCACATTTGAGGGGTACTCAACCCATTTCGGTACTGCTGAAGCTGCGCGTTGGTTTCTTGCTCATGAGATTGGAACCATCAAGCAGTGCTTAGATAAGCATGAG GGGTTTAGGTTAAGGCTAGTTGGTCATTCTCTTGGTGGTGCTATAGCTTCTTTACTTGCAATAATGCTGCGCAAGAAATCAAAAACGGAGTTGGGCTTCAGTCCAGAACTTGTTTCTGCTGTTGGATATGCAACACCGCCTTGTGTTTCCAGAGAACTAGCTGAAAGCTGCTCTGATTTTGTAACAAATGTCGTTATGCAG GATGACATAGTACCAAGATTAAGTGTCGCTTCATTGACAAGACTGAGAAATGAGATTCTTCAGACTGACTG GACTAGTACAATCGAAAAGGAAGACTGGAAAAGTATCATTGACCTGGTTTCCAATGCAAAACAGGTTGTCTCTTCAGTACAAGATGTGGCAAGGAAACTTGCTGATTATGCCAAATTCAGGACTAACAAAGAAAAATTGG ATCCATCCATCCGACAGGAATCCGCTATTGTTCCTAAAGTTCCCCCCAAGTCCAAACCCACAGCAAAGGGTGATGCTGTTATGGAGAAGGAGCAAACAATGCCTGAGGAGTTATTTGTGCCAGGTACTGTGTATTACCTGAAGAGAAATATGGACAGCAACTCAAATACTAGGATTGAGTACTTCACTCTATGGAGACGGCATCCTGGGGATCATTTTCAGAGGATAGTGCTCTCCAGCAATTTAATTTCGGACCACAAATGTGACAGCCATTATTGCGCATTAAGAGATGTACTCAAAGGTTTGCCAGCATCAAATATTGATGACGTCTTATTCCAATAA